A section of the bacterium genome encodes:
- a CDS encoding DUF4091 domain-containing protein, protein MQRSQICLVIGLIIFMSIQCAGATASVRLFDFESENDLSAWSMRSPDQDSLKLSDGYATSGSHSLEFYTPSWKAGMENWPAFQGVPSIKDWSGYDRFVVDIANPSGAVLLLSMFISDSKPEFRNGLQHDYMLPARSAGRYIVDISRMPDAVDRSDISIVHFYTNCPTNDTRVYIDNITLLKQGEPLPQVPAALLKAEESFLGFKIKDARYAVDDCGSHLGKTGDSRLTVLAKELDIIQNSENTGLDRLIDLSTRLDAITGQLNRLHSLLELRDSIKKLDLPTDTMLVGLASSTKKVLPRDVPLSIEATKTISISAARNEKESFQIAVTPSGIHALKGVKVSVSDLQSRDGDVLSSSNIDCDVVGYVKTKSPCYVVSYTGWWPDPILDFLGPVDIDWENIQTFWVRVKVPKGQAPGLYKGKLTVSAQGAKPVVLDVSLQVRSFTLPDCTPIPTAITALIGESKDHIIKDICGEDNWQTKLKYDYADFLADYYIDFDHLYEPGPPDYDILKHLHDQGRLVAFNLGNIENAGKSVDHFKPIYEKCKELGILDHAYIYGFDEVGSTRFEEVANTTKSLKEAFPDILLMTTAKDLNYGMDSSMKSIDAWCPLTPDYDPGKVDAARAAGKKVWWYICCGPHNPYANWFVEYDAIEARLLMGAMTAKFKPDGFLYYSLTFWSGNMPINSGPFTSWNPRSFGEYNGDGSLFCCGPGGKPVPTIRLENYRDGMEDFAYAKILESIIDKYNAKGDSLTKDERRWLDTARRAVDVPSSLVEDMGHYSHEPKALYAWRDRIGDLIDSSGMSDIDPWGKGFGVRGFDNVQLK, encoded by the coding sequence ATGCAGCGTTCGCAGATATGTTTAGTTATCGGTCTGATTATTTTCATGTCGATACAATGTGCCGGTGCGACAGCATCGGTTAGGCTATTCGACTTTGAATCAGAAAATGACCTTTCGGCATGGTCTATGAGATCACCCGACCAGGACTCTTTGAAACTCTCCGACGGATACGCCACCTCCGGCTCACACTCACTTGAATTTTATACTCCTTCATGGAAAGCCGGTATGGAGAACTGGCCTGCATTTCAGGGTGTGCCATCAATCAAGGACTGGAGCGGCTACGACCGATTCGTCGTAGATATCGCAAATCCATCTGGTGCTGTATTGCTGCTGAGCATGTTTATATCGGACAGCAAGCCCGAGTTCAGAAACGGCCTGCAGCATGATTACATGCTGCCTGCCAGATCGGCTGGAAGGTATATTGTGGATATTTCCAGGATGCCGGATGCCGTGGACCGCTCCGATATTTCCATTGTGCACTTCTACACCAATTGCCCCACGAATGACACTCGGGTCTATATCGACAATATAACTCTGCTCAAACAAGGTGAACCACTGCCGCAGGTGCCTGCAGCCTTGCTGAAAGCTGAAGAATCATTTCTAGGTTTCAAGATAAAGGATGCCCGCTACGCGGTTGACGATTGCGGATCTCATTTGGGCAAGACTGGGGATTCCAGACTGACTGTTCTAGCCAAAGAGCTTGATATAATACAAAACTCAGAGAATACGGGTTTGGACAGGTTGATTGACTTGTCAACTCGTCTAGATGCGATAACAGGTCAGCTCAATCGGCTGCATTCGCTCCTTGAACTGCGTGATTCCATAAAGAAGCTGGATTTGCCGACAGATACTATGCTTGTGGGTTTGGCAAGCTCCACAAAAAAGGTGCTGCCGAGGGATGTACCGTTATCCATAGAGGCGACAAAGACGATATCGATAAGTGCCGCCCGCAACGAGAAAGAGAGCTTTCAGATCGCAGTTACGCCGTCTGGAATCCATGCTCTGAAAGGTGTCAAAGTCAGCGTGTCGGATCTCCAGTCCAGGGATGGTGATGTCTTATCATCATCCAATATCGACTGTGATGTGGTCGGCTATGTAAAGACGAAGTCTCCGTGCTATGTGGTCTCATATACAGGCTGGTGGCCGGACCCTATCCTGGACTTTCTCGGTCCTGTCGATATCGACTGGGAGAATATCCAGACATTCTGGGTCCGCGTCAAGGTTCCAAAAGGACAGGCTCCAGGTCTGTATAAAGGCAAACTGACTGTCTCGGCTCAGGGCGCCAAACCGGTAGTGCTGGATGTCTCACTCCAAGTAAGGTCATTTACTCTGCCGGACTGCACACCCATCCCCACAGCAATAACTGCATTGATAGGTGAATCCAAGGATCACATAATCAAAGATATATGCGGTGAGGATAACTGGCAGACGAAACTCAAATACGATTACGCAGATTTCCTGGCTGATTATTATATCGACTTCGATCATCTATACGAGCCTGGTCCGCCGGACTACGACATATTGAAGCACCTGCATGATCAGGGCAGACTGGTGGCATTCAATCTTGGCAATATTGAAAACGCAGGCAAAAGCGTGGATCACTTCAAACCAATATACGAGAAGTGCAAAGAGCTTGGAATACTCGATCACGCCTATATATATGGATTTGACGAGGTCGGTTCTACCAGGTTTGAGGAGGTTGCAAACACGACAAAGAGCCTGAAAGAGGCCTTTCCAGATATTCTGCTTATGACTACGGCAAAGGACCTCAACTACGGTATGGACAGCTCCATGAAGTCGATAGATGCCTGGTGTCCTCTGACGCCCGATTACGATCCGGGCAAAGTGGACGCAGCCAGGGCGGCAGGAAAGAAAGTATGGTGGTATATATGCTGTGGTCCACACAACCCCTATGCCAACTGGTTTGTGGAGTATGATGCCATCGAGGCGCGACTTTTGATGGGAGCCATGACTGCCAAATTCAAGCCGGACGGCTTCCTATACTACTCTCTGACATTTTGGAGTGGAAATATGCCGATCAATAGTGGTCCTTTTACCAGTTGGAACCCCAGGTCTTTCGGTGAATATAATGGAGACGGCTCTCTATTCTGCTGCGGACCTGGCGGCAAACCCGTTCCCACGATCCGACTGGAGAACTATCGCGACGGCATGGAAGACTTTGCATATGCAAAGATACTTGAGAGCATAATAGACAAGTACAACGCAAAAGGCGACTCGTTGACCAAAGATGAGCGCAGGTGGCTTGATACGGCTCGCAGGGCTGTGGATGTGCCGTCGAGTTTGGTTGAGGATATGGGTCATTACTCACATGAACCCAAAGCGCTGTATGCATGGCGCGATAGAATTGGTGACTTGATTGATTCATCCGGTATGTCGGACATTGATCCGTGGGGCAAGGGTTTTGGTGTGCGAGGGTTCGATAATGTGCAGTTAAAGTGA
- a CDS encoding type II toxin-antitoxin system HicA family toxin: MGRLSGLKASDVIHKLRTAGFVFDRMAKGSHEVWRNSKTRVYVVVPNHPGDMPEGTVRAIVRASGLSIEEFLSL, from the coding sequence GTGGGCAGGCTGTCGGGTCTGAAAGCCTCTGATGTAATCCACAAACTTCGGACTGCCGGGTTCGTTTTTGACCGGATGGCGAAGGGAAGCCATGAGGTCTGGCGCAACTCAAAAACTCGGGTCTATGTGGTAGTACCAAATCACCCGGGCGATATGCCCGAAGGTACTGTCCGCGCGATAGTACGCGCCTCAGGTCTTTCAATAGAGGAGTTCCTCAGTCTGTAA
- a CDS encoding HD domain-containing protein → MNPAQLLAAVSYMTDIIPEGCHFHCWRVAILGQYLASIISPETRRDVFYAGLLHDVGAIGALKHITSYDSLQLQINDQYIEAHPRRGGAIIDWLPGMKSAAEYVNAHHEWWNGSGFPDGLSSDEIPLGGQILRIADAADIAGCFSNKSSFSKGLHRLAAFTGRAWSNDLWATFVGSTKDSAFYKSLIDTKSLPKLISQLCDEIKTPGELDNDEGIERVLHVVAAMVDLKDPAAQGHSIRTARYAHALAKHMSMSTEDAHLAYRAGLVHDCGRLGLPSNLVNRTGRLSDKELELVRTHAAMTIRAFNCIPDCPDMAALGEIAGHDHERYDGQGYPDGLAGEKIPQISRILSAVDAFDAMSSSRSDRMLSSKAVVIRLQQNAGKQFDPLVVEAMVDLVSHDGLGDEMAAAA, encoded by the coding sequence ATGAACCCCGCGCAACTATTAGCCGCAGTATCATACATGACCGATATCATTCCTGAAGGGTGCCACTTCCACTGCTGGCGGGTTGCGATACTGGGTCAGTATTTAGCATCGATAATATCACCCGAGACACGTCGTGATGTATTTTATGCTGGTCTGCTGCATGACGTTGGTGCGATCGGTGCTCTAAAACATATTACCTCATATGATAGCCTGCAGCTCCAGATAAACGATCAGTATATAGAGGCTCATCCTCGTCGAGGTGGCGCGATAATTGACTGGCTCCCTGGAATGAAGAGTGCCGCCGAGTATGTGAATGCTCATCATGAGTGGTGGAACGGATCAGGTTTTCCAGACGGGCTATCTTCTGATGAGATACCGCTCGGTGGCCAGATACTACGTATCGCTGATGCGGCTGACATTGCCGGCTGCTTCAGCAACAAGTCCAGCTTTTCCAAGGGCCTGCATCGTCTTGCAGCGTTTACGGGTCGTGCATGGTCGAATGATCTTTGGGCAACATTTGTGGGTTCCACAAAAGACTCTGCTTTCTACAAATCACTCATAGATACCAAATCTCTTCCAAAACTGATCTCTCAACTCTGCGATGAGATCAAGACACCGGGCGAGTTGGACAATGATGAGGGCATAGAGCGTGTGCTGCATGTAGTTGCAGCGATGGTGGACCTTAAGGACCCGGCTGCGCAGGGTCATTCAATAAGAACAGCTCGTTATGCCCATGCTCTTGCAAAGCACATGTCCATGTCGACTGAAGATGCGCACTTGGCCTATCGTGCCGGGCTTGTTCATGATTGTGGTCGTCTGGGTCTGCCTTCAAACCTGGTAAACCGGACGGGCAGGCTCAGCGATAAGGAACTAGAATTGGTGCGCACTCATGCTGCAATGACAATACGGGCATTCAACTGCATACCGGATTGTCCTGACATGGCTGCTTTAGGTGAGATAGCCGGTCATGACCATGAGCGTTATGACGGTCAAGGTTATCCCGACGGTCTTGCCGGCGAAAAGATTCCCCAGATTTCGCGCATATTAAGCGCAGTCGATGCTTTTGATGCAATGAGTTCTTCAAGATCGGACAGGATGCTTTCTTCAAAAGCGGTTGTCATCCGGCTCCAACAAAACGCGGGCAAGCAGTTCGATCCGCTGGTAGTAGAAGCAATGGTCGATCTCGTAAGCCATGACGGCCTTGGGGATGAGATGGCTGCAGCAGCATAA
- the groES gene encoding co-chaperone GroES: MIKPLADKVVVEPLEEEEKSAGGIILPDTAKKKPQEGVVIAVGPGKVLDDGSRGAMNVKVGDKVIYAKYGGTEVTVSGKEYVILDQDSIYAIKE; encoded by the coding sequence ATGATCAAACCTCTCGCAGACAAAGTGGTAGTTGAACCGCTGGAGGAAGAGGAAAAGAGTGCCGGTGGGATAATCCTTCCGGACACAGCAAAGAAAAAGCCGCAGGAAGGCGTAGTAATCGCAGTCGGACCGGGTAAGGTGCTCGATGACGGTTCTCGCGGCGCGATGAACGTCAAAGTCGGCGATAAAGTCATCTATGCCAAATACGGCGGCACCGAGGTCACAGTTTCGGGCAAGGAATATGTGATTCTCGATCAGGATTCAATCTATGCAATAAAGGAGTAG
- a CDS encoding carbohydrate binding family 9 domain-containing protein: protein MFCSFRYVGFVVLLIASAAVAVADAPSQVTLNAVKVEDAPKIDGALDDKCWIDAPECTGFYDSRDRTICIRQTIAKICYDENNIYVAFHALHPHPDQIRAEEKKRNGDGYDNDDYVGIDIDSKHQHRYISWFDVNPIGTQAESLECSSTTNIAFKGDWLGAAKIVDDGYTVEMAIPFALLPYDKKQDTFGISFVRNIPEEDAWSEWPDLNGRSDKAFYAHWQKIELPRFEQKPKILGYMLNASGNDQTGGTSQGLDIKYPFSTSSMAIASINPDFNSIEQDVESIDFSYEEKYLSDSRPFFQEWPLEINSRVFYSRRITDFDTGIKFVGTDGPNGYGVLSTRASGEDCTLASVRRHFGNRSGFKINVADHNATGHRNTVTYFNPWYGWLIGQRSYGISAALLQSSTTGMSNGRLASVHCDTWAEDGKIGGYFEIVRADSAFNSELGYSPDSGRHGMSGEIYREKHYQSSDLNCIATWIDASTSDYNTGELYERNLSAHTWLGYLDGRNVETGILWQKHEQYSATLPYVYLSWNTNKINRDGETGATWGHQAGGKYLLTWIDQKVRISKKTTVGLHAEREYIGYPSPYADTGRQVWVTLNYDLTNERSVGGRVVRQDGDSNVFFMYRQQVREGSDIYFIYGDPNADDTQNKMTFKVVRSL from the coding sequence ATGTTTTGCAGTTTCAGATATGTAGGATTCGTTGTGTTGTTGATTGCGTCGGCAGCGGTTGCTGTTGCGGACGCACCATCACAAGTAACGCTGAATGCAGTGAAAGTGGAGGATGCGCCTAAGATCGACGGCGCTCTCGACGACAAGTGCTGGATTGATGCACCGGAATGCACCGGCTTTTATGATTCGAGAGACCGAACGATATGCATAAGACAGACAATAGCCAAAATATGCTATGATGAGAACAATATCTATGTGGCGTTTCATGCACTGCACCCGCATCCGGATCAAATTCGCGCCGAAGAAAAGAAGAGAAACGGCGACGGCTATGATAATGACGATTATGTCGGGATCGATATCGACTCTAAGCACCAGCACCGGTATATTTCCTGGTTCGATGTAAATCCGATCGGCACGCAGGCCGAGTCACTGGAATGCAGTTCGACAACTAATATAGCATTCAAGGGTGATTGGCTGGGTGCGGCAAAGATCGTTGATGACGGCTATACAGTCGAAATGGCGATTCCATTCGCTCTGCTGCCATATGACAAAAAGCAAGATACATTCGGCATATCGTTTGTCAGAAACATACCCGAAGAAGACGCATGGTCGGAGTGGCCTGACCTGAATGGCAGGTCCGACAAGGCTTTTTATGCACACTGGCAGAAAATAGAACTGCCCAGGTTCGAGCAAAAACCCAAGATACTCGGTTATATGCTAAACGCCTCCGGTAACGACCAGACAGGAGGCACAAGCCAGGGATTGGACATAAAATATCCATTCTCGACAAGCTCCATGGCGATCGCCTCGATCAATCCTGATTTCAATTCGATAGAGCAGGATGTGGAGTCGATAGACTTCTCATATGAAGAAAAGTATCTATCCGACAGCAGGCCATTCTTTCAGGAGTGGCCGCTGGAAATCAACAGCAGGGTCTTCTATTCGCGTCGAATAACCGACTTCGATACAGGGATCAAATTCGTCGGCACGGATGGACCAAACGGGTATGGAGTGCTGAGCACCAGAGCATCGGGAGAAGATTGCACGCTGGCAAGCGTCCGCCGCCATTTCGGCAATCGCTCCGGCTTCAAAATCAATGTGGCAGACCATAATGCCACAGGCCATCGCAACACAGTCACTTATTTTAATCCCTGGTATGGTTGGCTGATCGGACAGCGATCTTATGGAATATCGGCTGCACTCTTGCAAAGCAGCACAACCGGCATGTCAAACGGACGTCTGGCATCCGTCCACTGTGACACCTGGGCTGAAGACGGTAAAATCGGCGGCTACTTTGAAATAGTGCGTGCCGACAGTGCATTCAACAGTGAACTCGGCTATTCCCCGGACTCGGGCAGGCACGGAATGTCGGGCGAGATATATCGAGAAAAGCATTATCAATCCAGCGACCTCAATTGCATTGCAACGTGGATCGATGCCTCTACAAGTGACTATAACACGGGCGAACTATATGAACGAAACCTGTCGGCCCACACGTGGCTGGGCTATCTGGACGGGCGTAACGTCGAAACAGGCATACTCTGGCAAAAGCATGAGCAGTATAGCGCAACATTGCCGTATGTCTATCTGAGCTGGAATACAAACAAGATTAATCGTGATGGAGAAACAGGCGCCACATGGGGACATCAGGCAGGTGGAAAATATCTGTTGACATGGATCGACCAAAAAGTGCGGATCAGCAAAAAGACAACCGTCGGACTGCATGCCGAGCGGGAATATATCGGATATCCAAGCCCGTATGCCGACACCGGCAGGCAGGTCTGGGTGACGCTCAACTATGACCTCACCAACGAACGAAGTGTTGGAGGCAGGGTTGTCAGACAGGATGGCGACAGCAATGTATTCTTCATGTATCGTCAGCAGGTGCGCGAGGGATCGGATATCTATTTCATCTATGGCGACCCCAACGCCGATGACACACAGAATAAGATGACATTCAAAGTGGTGAGATCACTCTAG
- the lipA gene encoding lipoyl synthase, which yields MSTLKRPDWIKAKAPQGENYVEVKRLVEGARLHTVCQSANCPNIGECWHARTATFMILGNTCTRNCRFCAVNHGKPDIIDEDEPYRVADAVKYLGLRHAVITSVTRDDQPDGGAHIFAEVIRLIHEQCNDCSVEVLIPDFQGNVDLLKVVLDARPEILNHNVETVERCYPAMRPQAVYSRSVDLLRRADKIAPDVRTKSGIMVGAGENWDEIIKTMHDLRNANCDILTIGQYLSPSSEHAPIVRYYTPDEFAELKKIGLDMGFGYVESGPLVRSSYHASEQI from the coding sequence ATGTCAACACTAAAACGCCCCGACTGGATCAAAGCAAAAGCCCCGCAGGGAGAAAACTATGTTGAGGTAAAGCGCCTGGTCGAAGGTGCCAGGCTTCACACAGTCTGCCAGAGTGCCAACTGCCCGAATATAGGCGAGTGCTGGCATGCGCGCACAGCCACTTTCATGATTCTTGGCAATACATGCACCCGCAACTGCCGCTTCTGCGCAGTCAACCATGGCAAGCCGGATATTATCGATGAGGACGAGCCTTATCGAGTAGCCGATGCGGTGAAATATCTGGGACTGCGCCATGCCGTGATCACCAGCGTCACCCGTGATGATCAGCCCGACGGCGGCGCGCATATTTTTGCCGAGGTTATAAGGCTCATACACGAGCAGTGCAACGACTGTTCGGTCGAGGTTCTGATTCCTGATTTTCAAGGCAATGTAGATTTACTCAAGGTGGTGCTGGATGCCAGGCCTGAGATACTGAACCACAATGTGGAGACAGTCGAGCGCTGCTATCCGGCAATGCGCCCTCAGGCTGTCTATTCCCGTTCCGTCGATCTATTGAGGCGAGCCGATAAGATCGCGCCTGATGTGCGCACCAAGTCCGGCATCATGGTCGGTGCGGGTGAGAACTGGGATGAGATAATAAAGACCATGCATGACCTGCGTAATGCTAATTGTGACATCCTCACCATTGGTCAATACCTCTCTCCATCTTCAGAGCATGCCCCAATCGTCAGATACTACACACCCGATGAGTTCGCCGAGTTGAAGAAAATCGGCTTGGATATGGGCTTTGGGTATGTCGAGTCCGGCCCTCTGGTCAGAAGTTCATACCATGCCTCCGAGCAGATTTGA
- a CDS encoding type II toxin-antitoxin system HicB family antitoxin, translating to MTERLIELHIEKLPEGAYLATCDALPGLIAQGRTLAETLEIAQDVARKLIEARIEHGDDLPERLRGQLPNEFDLAISVAA from the coding sequence ATGACCGAACGTTTGATAGAACTGCACATAGAGAAACTGCCTGAAGGTGCATATCTTGCCACATGCGATGCATTGCCGGGGCTTATTGCTCAGGGCAGGACACTTGCGGAAACTCTCGAGATAGCCCAGGATGTAGCCCGCAAGTTAATTGAGGCACGCATCGAGCATGGCGATGATCTTCCAGAGCGACTGCGCGGTCAACTGCCGAATGAATTTGATCTTGCGATATCGGTGGCGGCATAG
- the groL gene encoding chaperonin GroEL (60 kDa chaperone family; promotes refolding of misfolded polypeptides especially under stressful conditions; forms two stacked rings of heptamers to form a barrel-shaped 14mer; ends can be capped by GroES; misfolded proteins enter the barrel where they are refolded when GroES binds), which translates to MSAKIIKFDEEARRALERGATTVASAVKVTLGPKGRNVVLDKKWGSPTITKDGVTVAKEVELEDPYENMGAQLVREVASKTNDVAGDGTTTATVLAESIVREGLRYVAAGGNPIAVKRGIELAVEKAVEEIKKLSIPVAGKEEVEQVASISGNDPEIGKLIAEAIENVGKDGVITIEESKGTDTAIELVEGMQFDKGYISPYMVTDGERMEAVLENPIILIHEKKISAAADLIPLLEKIAQTRKPIVIIAEDVDGDALATLVVNKLRGTLQVVAVKAPGFGDRRKAMLEDIAVLTGGQFISEDLGIKLENVDASMLGQAAKIVVTKENTTIIEGKGSAEAVQGRIAQIRKQIETTDSNYDREKLQERLAKLSGGVAVIKVGAATETELKEKKHRFEDALSATRAAVEEGIVPGGGVTFVNIIPSLEKIGANDDEKVGVAIVRRALEEPLRQIAENAGYEGSVVVEKIKGEKKGVGFNAATEKYEDMVKAGVVDPVKVTRSALQNASSIGSLILTTESLIAEKPEPKQPPMPGGAPGMGDYGM; encoded by the coding sequence ATGTCAGCAAAGATTATAAAATTCGATGAAGAGGCCCGCCGGGCGCTCGAGCGCGGTGCGACCACGGTTGCCTCAGCTGTAAAGGTAACCCTTGGTCCCAAGGGACGCAATGTTGTATTAGACAAGAAGTGGGGCAGCCCTACTATAACAAAGGACGGCGTTACCGTTGCCAAGGAAGTCGAGCTTGAGGACCCGTATGAGAACATGGGCGCTCAGCTTGTTCGCGAAGTAGCTTCCAAGACCAACGACGTTGCCGGTGACGGAACCACCACAGCGACAGTGCTTGCCGAGAGCATAGTCCGCGAAGGCCTGCGCTATGTGGCGGCTGGCGGCAATCCGATTGCCGTCAAGCGCGGCATCGAGCTTGCAGTCGAGAAGGCAGTCGAAGAGATAAAGAAGCTCTCTATTCCGGTTGCGGGCAAGGAAGAGGTCGAGCAGGTTGCCTCGATTTCGGGGAATGACCCCGAGATCGGCAAACTGATCGCCGAGGCCATCGAGAATGTCGGAAAAGACGGCGTCATCACAATCGAGGAGTCCAAGGGCACCGATACGGCCATCGAACTTGTCGAGGGAATGCAGTTCGACAAAGGCTACATTTCGCCTTATATGGTCACCGACGGCGAGAGGATGGAAGCGGTTCTGGAGAACCCGATCATCCTCATCCACGAGAAGAAAATTTCAGCCGCAGCCGACCTGATCCCACTATTGGAGAAGATCGCTCAGACAAGAAAGCCCATCGTAATTATTGCCGAGGACGTTGACGGCGACGCACTGGCGACTCTGGTCGTAAATAAACTCAGAGGAACACTGCAGGTTGTGGCGGTGAAGGCTCCCGGCTTCGGCGACAGGCGCAAGGCCATGCTCGAAGACATAGCAGTGCTCACCGGCGGGCAGTTCATATCTGAGGATTTGGGAATCAAGTTGGAGAATGTCGATGCGTCTATGCTCGGCCAGGCCGCGAAGATTGTCGTGACCAAGGAGAATACCACGATCATCGAGGGCAAAGGTTCCGCGGAAGCCGTCCAGGGTCGTATTGCTCAGATCAGGAAGCAGATCGAGACCACCGACTCCAACTACGACCGTGAAAAGCTGCAGGAGAGGCTTGCCAAGCTCTCCGGCGGTGTAGCAGTGATCAAGGTTGGAGCTGCCACCGAGACCGAGCTTAAAGAGAAGAAGCATCGTTTTGAGGATGCTCTTTCAGCCACTCGCGCAGCAGTCGAGGAAGGCATTGTTCCTGGCGGCGGTGTAACGTTTGTAAACATCATTCCTTCGCTTGAGAAAATCGGTGCCAATGATGATGAGAAAGTCGGTGTCGCCATCGTCCGCAGAGCTTTGGAAGAGCCGCTTCGCCAGATAGCCGAGAATGCCGGCTATGAGGGCAGTGTTGTGGTCGAGAAGATCAAGGGCGAAAAGAAGGGCGTCGGCTTCAATGCCGCCACCGAAAAGTATGAGGACATGGTCAAAGCCGGAGTCGTGGACCCGGTCAAGGTCACCCGCTCCGCTCTGCAGAATGCATCCAGCATCGGTTCTCTGATACTCACCACAGAGAGCTTGATTGCCGAGAAGCCTGAGCCTAAGCAGCCTCCTATGCCGGGCGGCGCTCCCGGAATGGGCGACTATGGAATGTAG
- a CDS encoding HAD-IIA family hydrolase: protein MKCGFLIDMDGVVYRGDKLIPGADRFINELIQKDIPFTFLTNNSQRTRRDVAMRLLRMGINVQESHIYTCAMATARFLAQQKPNGTAFVIGEGGLLYSLHCSGYAIVDHDPDYVVVGEGRTYNCEMIEKAVQMITKGAKLISTNPDPNCPTPSGIRPGCGAIVSILEMATGKKAFSPGKPSPVMLRAARKELGLTTNQTIVIGDTMETDILGGVQMGYKTILVLSGGAKIEDLENYAYKPDMIIDSVADLLDSELLNEYAEAELAQV, encoded by the coding sequence ATGAAGTGCGGATTTCTTATAGACATGGATGGTGTGGTATATCGAGGCGATAAACTGATCCCAGGCGCTGATCGGTTTATCAATGAACTTATCCAGAAAGATATACCGTTTACGTTCCTGACCAATAACAGTCAGCGCACCAGGCGTGACGTTGCCATGCGCCTGTTAAGAATGGGAATCAATGTGCAGGAAAGCCATATCTATACATGCGCAATGGCAACCGCACGGTTTCTTGCGCAGCAAAAACCTAACGGCACTGCGTTTGTTATCGGAGAAGGCGGACTGCTCTACTCGCTTCACTGCAGCGGCTACGCGATAGTCGATCACGACCCGGACTATGTGGTCGTGGGAGAAGGGCGCACGTATAACTGTGAGATGATAGAAAAAGCAGTGCAAATGATAACAAAAGGCGCAAAGCTCATATCCACAAACCCCGATCCGAACTGCCCAACACCATCGGGAATAAGGCCGGGCTGCGGCGCAATCGTCTCAATACTGGAAATGGCCACAGGCAAGAAGGCTTTCAGTCCTGGCAAACCAAGCCCCGTTATGCTGCGTGCCGCACGCAAAGAACTGGGACTGACGACCAATCAAACTATTGTGATTGGTGACACCATGGAAACGGATATCCTGGGCGGAGTGCAGATGGGTTACAAGACCATCCTTGTGCTATCGGGTGGAGCGAAAATAGAAGACCTGGAAAACTACGCGTATAAGCCGGATATGATAATTGATTCGGTGGCTGATCTGCTCGATTCGGAACTTTTGAATGAATACGCTGAAGCTGAACTTGCACAGGTTTGA